The Miscanthus floridulus cultivar M001 chromosome 17, ASM1932011v1, whole genome shotgun sequence genome has a window encoding:
- the LOC136515612 gene encoding uncharacterized protein codes for MPNRKWAAGPKSPHPRILSARPLCSVPVRASPARQRRHPCSAAPVRPRQRAPATARPRPCIARPRAPPSPAAPPARSARSRRAHPRPTSAAIPAPPCQRAHAGEPPPLHRPPPSTPSPAMRLPGARRRRQRGTPSPSARATTAGACDRPPLHVPASCAPVLPWSCRRLGRRRRKQH; via the coding sequence atgccCAATAGAAAATGGGCCGCCGGCCCAAAATCCCCCCACCCCAGAATCCTATCCGCCCGCCCGCTCTGCTCGGTCCCAGTGCGCGCATCCCCGGCCCGCCAACGCCGCCACCCCTGCTCCGCCGCGCCGGTGCGCCCACGCCAGCGAGCCCCCGCCACCGCGCGCCCCCGCCCCTGCATCGCCCGCCCTAGAGCACCCCCCAgcccggccgcgccgcccgcccgctCTGCTCGGTCCCGGCGTGCGCATCCCCGGCCCACCAGCGCTGCCATCCCCGCTCCGCCGTGCcagcgcgcccacgccggcgagcCCCCGCCCCTGCATCGCCCGCCCCCGAGCACCCCCAGCCCGGCTATGCGGCTCCcaggcgcgcgccgccgccgtcaacGCGGCACGCCGTCGCCGTCCGCGCGTGCTACCACCGCCGGCGCATGCGACCGTCCTCCCCTACACGTGCCGGCCTCGTGCGCCCCCGTGCTCCCCTGGTCTTGCCGTCGgcttggaagaaggaggaggaagcagcattaa